From Zavarzinella sp., one genomic window encodes:
- a CDS encoding threonine synthase — protein MKQHYVSHLEGAIDGTELPFGQIASLHENRPIWVRYDLNAIRKVFTKEMLASRPKSLWRYRELLPLPADADPVTFDEGMTPLLACNRLGKHFGLNDLWVKDEAIMPTGSFKSRGMTMAISMARWLGIQRIALPTAGNAGSAAAAYGARAGMEVYIFMPEDTPTVNQMEVDMFGAHAYRVNGLINDCGAIVRNFQSSMGWFDLSTLKEPYRLEGKKTMGLELAEQFDWQLPDVIFYPTGGGTGLIGMWKAFQELQALGWLKDARMPRLVSCQAEGCAPIVRAFEAGERHAPVFPNAHTVASGLRVPVAVGDFMMLDAIRASNGTARCGREASIQHWMRTAGSLEGISLCPETAICLDVLQQLKEEGWVAPHEKVVVFNTGAAQKYLEAYPANLPYLDKNGPFPWPK, from the coding sequence ATGAAACAGCATTACGTCAGTCATCTGGAAGGTGCCATCGATGGCACAGAATTGCCATTTGGGCAAATTGCCAGTCTCCATGAAAATCGCCCCATCTGGGTGCGATACGATCTCAATGCGATTCGCAAGGTGTTCACCAAAGAAATGCTTGCTTCCCGCCCAAAAAGCCTATGGCGGTACCGTGAATTATTACCACTTCCTGCAGATGCAGACCCAGTGACTTTTGATGAAGGGATGACCCCACTGTTAGCCTGCAATCGTCTGGGAAAGCATTTCGGCCTGAATGATTTGTGGGTAAAAGACGAAGCGATCATGCCCACGGGCAGTTTCAAATCACGCGGTATGACCATGGCCATCAGCATGGCCAGGTGGCTTGGTATTCAACGAATTGCATTGCCGACTGCAGGTAACGCAGGCAGTGCCGCGGCTGCTTATGGTGCACGTGCCGGAATGGAAGTATATATTTTCATGCCTGAAGATACCCCCACGGTCAATCAGATGGAAGTAGACATGTTTGGCGCCCATGCTTATCGCGTCAACGGATTAATCAATGATTGTGGGGCAATTGTCCGCAATTTTCAATCTTCCATGGGCTGGTTCGATCTTTCCACGCTGAAAGAACCATACCGCCTGGAAGGGAAAAAAACCATGGGGCTGGAACTGGCAGAACAGTTCGATTGGCAATTGCCGGACGTCATCTTCTACCCCACCGGTGGGGGTACTGGCCTGATCGGCATGTGGAAAGCATTTCAGGAATTACAGGCGTTGGGCTGGTTGAAAGATGCCCGGATGCCGCGTCTGGTCAGTTGTCAGGCTGAAGGCTGTGCACCCATTGTACGGGCGTTTGAAGCTGGGGAACGTCATGCACCGGTTTTTCCCAACGCCCACACCGTTGCAAGTGGGTTGCGGGTTCCAGTTGCAGTTGGCGACTTCATGATGCTGGATGCGATTCGTGCCAGCAATGGCACTGCACGGTGCGGCAGAGAAGCATCAATCCAGCATTGGATGCGCACTGCCGGAAGTCTGGAAGGGATTTCCCTTTGTCCGGAAACGGCGATCTGCCTGGATGTGTTACAGCAATTGAAAGAGGAAGGTTGGGTTGCCCCGCATGAGAAGGTGGTGGTGTTTAACACGGGTGCGGCCCAGAAATATCTGGAAGCCTACCCTGCGAATCTGCCATATCTGGATAAAAACGGCCCATTTCCCTGGCCAAAATAA